From the Leptolyngbya sp. O-77 genome, one window contains:
- a CDS encoding DUF751 family protein, protein MQDFFTNVSRYPRYLISFSLGVLYTFVKPLLPLFQKPTTAIATSLLLLSGFAFIAFTLRAMLEL, encoded by the coding sequence ATGCAGGACTTTTTTACAAACGTTTCTCGCTACCCCCGCTATTTAATTAGCTTTTCGCTGGGCGTGTTATATACGTTCGTCAAGCCCTTGCTGCCGCTGTTTCAAAAACCCACGACGGCGATCGCCACTTCTCTCCTCCTCCTCTCTGGCTTTGCCTTCATCGCCTTCACCCTCCGCGCTATGCT